Proteins encoded together in one Larus michahellis chromosome 4, bLarMic1.1, whole genome shotgun sequence window:
- the IFTAP gene encoding intraflagellar transport-associated protein isoform X1 — protein MGEQLLNNSILDQFINSHEQSYEEFLNTFTYLLKEEEGKTIQGSKVDSLRKTFSTSELSNRNKQDGSPGRSKEMCVSLPPQMSNDNETGMNESWKPRVSDRNGLSLSERVKVDKYLDLEDVDTDEETCCGSFVLPGEVEQTVTYCAPFFDKPIQLKLKTLPVPQPSDNKAQQLLGDDVQPFSLDEEFDYDNVALTPKFSEAELKAIMELSEEKKTETDVESA, from the exons ATGGGAGAACAACTGTTAAACAACAGCATCCTTGATCAATTTATTAATAGTCATGAGCAGTCATATGAAGAGTTTCTAAATACATTCACTTATCTTTTGAAAG aggaagaggggaagacaATTCAAGGAAGTAAAGTGGACTCcctaagaaaaacattttctacttctgaattatcaaacagaaataaacaggATGGCTCACCtggaagaagcaaagaaatgtgTGTGTCTCTTCCACCACAGATGTCAAATGATAATGAG ACAGGGATGAATGAGAGCTGGAAACCTCGTGTCTCTGATAGAAATGGTCTCAGTCTCTCTGAAAGAGTGAAA GTGGACAAGTACTTAGATTTGGAAGATGTAGACACAGATGAAGAGACATGCTGTG GATCATTCGTTCTTCCAGGAGAAGTGGAACAGACAGTGACTTACTGCGCGCCCTTTTTTGATAAGCCTATTCAACTGAAGTTAAAAACTTTGCCAGTTCCACAGCCATCAGACAACAAAGCCCAACAG CTACTAGGGGATGATGTTCAACCATTCTCACTTGATGAAGAATTTGATTATGACAATGTGGCACTGACCCCTAAGTTCTCTGAAGCTGAGCTGAAGGCCATTATGGAATTGTCTGAAGAGAAGAAAACGGAGACAGATGTTGAGTCAGCATGA
- the IFTAP gene encoding intraflagellar transport-associated protein isoform X4, with product MGEQLLNNSILDQFINSHEQSYEEFLNTFTYLLKEEEGKTIQGSKVDSLRKTFSTSELSNRNKQDGSPGRSKEMCVSLPPQMSNDNEVDKYLDLEDVDTDEETCCGEVEQTVTYCAPFFDKPIQLKLKTLPVPQPSDNKAQQLLGDDVQPFSLDEEFDYDNVALTPKFSEAELKAIMELSEEKKTETDVESA from the exons ATGGGAGAACAACTGTTAAACAACAGCATCCTTGATCAATTTATTAATAGTCATGAGCAGTCATATGAAGAGTTTCTAAATACATTCACTTATCTTTTGAAAG aggaagaggggaagacaATTCAAGGAAGTAAAGTGGACTCcctaagaaaaacattttctacttctgaattatcaaacagaaataaacaggATGGCTCACCtggaagaagcaaagaaatgtgTGTGTCTCTTCCACCACAGATGTCAAATGATAATGAG GTGGACAAGTACTTAGATTTGGAAGATGTAGACACAGATGAAGAGACATGCTGTG GAGAAGTGGAACAGACAGTGACTTACTGCGCGCCCTTTTTTGATAAGCCTATTCAACTGAAGTTAAAAACTTTGCCAGTTCCACAGCCATCAGACAACAAAGCCCAACAG CTACTAGGGGATGATGTTCAACCATTCTCACTTGATGAAGAATTTGATTATGACAATGTGGCACTGACCCCTAAGTTCTCTGAAGCTGAGCTGAAGGCCATTATGGAATTGTCTGAAGAGAAGAAAACGGAGACAGATGTTGAGTCAGCATGA
- the IFTAP gene encoding intraflagellar transport-associated protein isoform X2, which yields MGEQLLNNSILDQFINSHEQSYEEFLNTFTYLLKEEEGKTIQGSKVDSLRKTFSTSELSNRNKQDGSPGRSKEMCVSLPPQMSNDNETGMNESWKPRVSDRNGLSLSERVKVDKYLDLEDVDTDEETCCGEVEQTVTYCAPFFDKPIQLKLKTLPVPQPSDNKAQQLLGDDVQPFSLDEEFDYDNVALTPKFSEAELKAIMELSEEKKTETDVESA from the exons ATGGGAGAACAACTGTTAAACAACAGCATCCTTGATCAATTTATTAATAGTCATGAGCAGTCATATGAAGAGTTTCTAAATACATTCACTTATCTTTTGAAAG aggaagaggggaagacaATTCAAGGAAGTAAAGTGGACTCcctaagaaaaacattttctacttctgaattatcaaacagaaataaacaggATGGCTCACCtggaagaagcaaagaaatgtgTGTGTCTCTTCCACCACAGATGTCAAATGATAATGAG ACAGGGATGAATGAGAGCTGGAAACCTCGTGTCTCTGATAGAAATGGTCTCAGTCTCTCTGAAAGAGTGAAA GTGGACAAGTACTTAGATTTGGAAGATGTAGACACAGATGAAGAGACATGCTGTG GAGAAGTGGAACAGACAGTGACTTACTGCGCGCCCTTTTTTGATAAGCCTATTCAACTGAAGTTAAAAACTTTGCCAGTTCCACAGCCATCAGACAACAAAGCCCAACAG CTACTAGGGGATGATGTTCAACCATTCTCACTTGATGAAGAATTTGATTATGACAATGTGGCACTGACCCCTAAGTTCTCTGAAGCTGAGCTGAAGGCCATTATGGAATTGTCTGAAGAGAAGAAAACGGAGACAGATGTTGAGTCAGCATGA
- the IFTAP gene encoding intraflagellar transport-associated protein isoform X3, which produces MGEQLLNNSILDQFINSHEQSYEEFLNTFTYLLKEEEGKTIQGSKVDSLRKTFSTSELSNRNKQDGSPGRSKEMCVSLPPQMSNDNEVDKYLDLEDVDTDEETCCGSFVLPGEVEQTVTYCAPFFDKPIQLKLKTLPVPQPSDNKAQQLLGDDVQPFSLDEEFDYDNVALTPKFSEAELKAIMELSEEKKTETDVESA; this is translated from the exons ATGGGAGAACAACTGTTAAACAACAGCATCCTTGATCAATTTATTAATAGTCATGAGCAGTCATATGAAGAGTTTCTAAATACATTCACTTATCTTTTGAAAG aggaagaggggaagacaATTCAAGGAAGTAAAGTGGACTCcctaagaaaaacattttctacttctgaattatcaaacagaaataaacaggATGGCTCACCtggaagaagcaaagaaatgtgTGTGTCTCTTCCACCACAGATGTCAAATGATAATGAG GTGGACAAGTACTTAGATTTGGAAGATGTAGACACAGATGAAGAGACATGCTGTG GATCATTCGTTCTTCCAGGAGAAGTGGAACAGACAGTGACTTACTGCGCGCCCTTTTTTGATAAGCCTATTCAACTGAAGTTAAAAACTTTGCCAGTTCCACAGCCATCAGACAACAAAGCCCAACAG CTACTAGGGGATGATGTTCAACCATTCTCACTTGATGAAGAATTTGATTATGACAATGTGGCACTGACCCCTAAGTTCTCTGAAGCTGAGCTGAAGGCCATTATGGAATTGTCTGAAGAGAAGAAAACGGAGACAGATGTTGAGTCAGCATGA